A region from the Bradyrhizobium erythrophlei genome encodes:
- a CDS encoding response regulator has protein sequence MNKPSNLVLLIEDEPKIRRFLRAGFEIHGFTVLEAESAADGLKAATFSAPDLIILDLALPDLHGSEVLERLRSWSNVPVIILSVVSSEEEKVRLLQAGADDYVVKPFGMAELLARSEAALRRYFKTATESPVVTAGPLSVDLVSRTVSLNKNQISLTRKEYRLLHILATHIGLVVTHDHLLKEIWSGNQRDNIQYLRILVRKLRRKIETDPNHPRLLVTESGVGYRLQARLEDCSAG, from the coding sequence ATGAATAAGCCCAGCAATCTCGTGCTCCTGATTGAAGACGAACCGAAAATCAGGCGGTTTCTCCGTGCAGGCTTCGAAATTCACGGCTTCACGGTGCTTGAAGCCGAGAGCGCCGCTGACGGACTGAAAGCCGCGACCTTCAGTGCCCCGGATCTCATCATTCTTGACCTGGCGTTGCCGGATCTGCACGGCAGCGAGGTTCTCGAACGCCTGCGGTCGTGGTCGAACGTTCCCGTCATCATTCTCTCGGTGGTATCGAGCGAGGAGGAAAAGGTCCGGCTTCTGCAGGCGGGAGCCGACGACTACGTGGTCAAGCCTTTCGGCATGGCCGAATTGCTGGCGCGCAGCGAAGCGGCCTTGCGGCGATATTTCAAGACCGCAACCGAAAGTCCCGTCGTGACGGCGGGCCCCCTCTCAGTCGACCTCGTGAGCCGAACCGTGTCACTCAACAAGAACCAGATCAGCCTGACCCGAAAAGAGTATCGCCTGCTCCACATTCTTGCGACCCATATCGGCCTCGTGGTGACGCACGACCATTTGCTCAAGGAAATCTGGAGCGGCAACCAGCGGGACAACATTCAGTATCTGCGAATTCTCGTCCGCAAATTGCGGCGGAAGATCGAAACCGACCCCAATCACCCGCGCCTGCTTGTGACCGAATCGGGTGTCGGCTATCGGCTTCAGGCCCGGCTTGAAGATTGTTCAGCAGGTTAG
- a CDS encoding sensor histidine kinase, with protein MPDVQRLAEAHARPAAPRNGDALPPDAGPPSDRILQTQVLPLLFSLISVGLVTAVLLLLDRDLGLSLVPIAYLIPVIVAATRWGIWPATLASVTATAAADFFFFAPFYSFRVDNPEEAVDLLLFLVVALVSSNLASRLRQETETLRRREKEMQQLYDFSRLLAACFSVSDLISAIQKYLSRTLSQPVAFFAATADDHFEVPQTGRVPMAVQQRVAAMGATIGGPPRAVVDESTRDVWLLGPLFSETAVHGLVAVNLGGGSREAIEIKTRRVEAILEEVSLTLQRLDIGKAMEDARLHLQAQLLRDAFHGTLSHELCTPLAAIRGSASVLDSMPAIRQDGRMLSLVEVISDEAAQLDGFIRNLLNATRVTAGGLSPRLEWADPRDIVNAAIRGRVRRLAAHRVETAFADDLPLVHVDSGLIEEACGQLLENAAKYSPSGSTISIRTHVEQGRVVLSIADQGVGITPDEQQQLGRRSFRSQRHQAAIPGSGLGFWIASTFVGANGGRIEISSQGQGQGTTASIALPGSHIEPFELTD; from the coding sequence TTGCCCGACGTTCAAAGGCTCGCGGAAGCGCATGCGAGGCCGGCGGCACCGAGAAACGGCGACGCTTTGCCGCCTGATGCAGGGCCGCCGTCGGATCGCATCCTTCAAACGCAAGTATTGCCGCTGCTGTTCTCGCTGATCTCCGTCGGCCTGGTGACCGCCGTTCTGTTGCTGCTTGATCGGGATCTCGGGCTCAGCCTGGTTCCGATCGCGTACCTGATACCTGTCATTGTCGCTGCCACTCGATGGGGCATCTGGCCGGCCACCTTGGCGTCGGTTACAGCCACGGCCGCGGCTGACTTCTTCTTCTTCGCACCTTTCTACAGCTTCCGGGTCGACAATCCGGAAGAGGCGGTTGACCTGCTGCTTTTCCTTGTCGTGGCGCTGGTCAGCAGCAATCTTGCCTCGCGTTTGCGCCAGGAGACGGAGACCTTGCGCCGGCGCGAAAAAGAGATGCAGCAGCTCTATGATTTCTCGCGGCTTTTGGCGGCCTGCTTCTCGGTCTCGGACCTGATCTCCGCCATTCAGAAATATCTTTCCCGCACGCTCAGCCAACCGGTCGCGTTCTTTGCGGCCACGGCCGACGATCACTTTGAAGTGCCGCAAACCGGTCGGGTACCGATGGCGGTGCAACAGCGCGTCGCCGCGATGGGCGCAACCATCGGAGGTCCACCTCGCGCGGTCGTCGATGAGTCAACGCGAGACGTTTGGTTGCTGGGGCCACTTTTTTCCGAAACCGCGGTCCACGGCCTGGTTGCCGTCAATCTCGGAGGCGGCTCCCGTGAAGCCATCGAAATCAAGACACGCCGCGTCGAGGCTATTCTTGAGGAAGTCTCGCTGACGCTGCAGCGTCTCGATATCGGCAAGGCGATGGAGGATGCCAGGCTGCACCTGCAGGCCCAGCTATTGCGAGATGCATTCCACGGTACGCTTTCGCATGAGTTATGTACGCCTCTAGCGGCCATCCGGGGGTCGGCGAGCGTGTTGGATTCGATGCCGGCGATTCGGCAAGACGGTCGGATGCTTTCGCTGGTCGAGGTCATCTCGGACGAAGCCGCACAACTCGATGGCTTCATTCGAAACCTGCTGAATGCAACGCGGGTTACCGCGGGCGGACTCAGCCCGCGCCTCGAGTGGGCGGATCCAAGGGACATTGTCAATGCGGCAATCAGGGGACGAGTTCGACGACTGGCGGCACACAGGGTCGAGACCGCGTTCGCCGACGATTTACCGCTGGTTCACGTGGATTCGGGACTGATCGAAGAAGCATGCGGGCAGCTCCTGGAAAATGCGGCGAAATATTCACCGTCCGGCTCGACCATCTCGATCCGCACGCACGTCGAACAGGGGCGCGTCGTGCTGTCGATTGCCGATCAGGGCGTCGGGATAACCCCGGACGAACAGCAGCAGCTGGGCCGTAGATCGTTCCGGAGCCAGCGCCATCAGGCCGCCATCCCCGGGTCGGGTCTTGGCTTCTGGATTGCATCGACCTTTGTCGGGGCGAACGGTGGACGTATCGAGATCTCGAGCCAGGGCCAGGGACAGGGAACAACGGCCTCCATCGCTCTGCCCGGCTCCCATATTGAGCCTTTTGAATTGACGGATTAG
- a CDS encoding outer membrane beta-barrel protein — MKRILLAGVSLATIGLSSGAQAADPAKGPCPYGGDPYKNYNCLDSYLGTDFLSRFINYYRLEWGHEAAPSDPKAPSSRRAEWPATPQSTPPMPFTEWPYGGSTSIGVTRPSSIDSPLMNALGNTSAGSWMNDNHIQVYGWINAGGNFSSNTVRGGNVPAAYDYNPNTVQLDQAVVYFERLPDTVQKDHVDWGFRLAPIYGENYRYTTAFGLWSDQLLNQNKNYGYDLPMAYGEVFIPQIAEGLLLRFGRFISVPDIEAQLAPNNYMYTHSMTYTFDNYTNTGLQGTLAVTKNWMLQLGVSVGSDTMPWNAGAKIANPFPNPLFPGTTMLKDPGAIPSVTGGVRWTSDNGNDSVYVVADAINSGTWGYNNLQWYGLTAYHKFNDQWHISFETYNLHQNNVLNANNPAALAAFAAGGTPFSPQYLAFNAPGLAQCNSTAVFSCTASVQTYLAYLNYKATPLDNISYRIEFYDDKQGQRTGTKTRYVETGIGWQHWFSPQIEIRPEFSYYRSLDANAFNGNSNLGIPANKNFALIGSADIIIHF, encoded by the coding sequence ATGAAAAGAATTCTATTGGCGGGCGTCTCGTTGGCAACGATAGGCCTGAGCAGCGGGGCACAAGCGGCTGATCCGGCGAAGGGGCCATGCCCCTACGGAGGCGATCCCTACAAAAATTATAACTGCCTGGATTCTTATCTCGGCACTGACTTCCTGAGCCGCTTCATCAACTACTACCGGCTCGAGTGGGGACACGAAGCTGCGCCGTCCGATCCGAAGGCGCCGTCGTCACGCCGCGCGGAGTGGCCAGCCACACCGCAGAGCACGCCGCCGATGCCGTTTACCGAATGGCCGTATGGTGGATCGACCAGCATTGGCGTCACTCGCCCGAGTTCGATCGACAGCCCGCTGATGAATGCGCTCGGTAATACGTCTGCCGGCTCTTGGATGAATGACAACCACATCCAGGTCTACGGCTGGATCAATGCGGGTGGCAATTTCAGCAGCAATACCGTGCGTGGCGGAAACGTGCCAGCGGCCTATGACTACAACCCGAATACGGTGCAGCTCGACCAGGCCGTGGTTTATTTCGAACGTCTGCCGGATACGGTTCAGAAGGATCACGTCGACTGGGGCTTCCGCCTCGCGCCGATCTACGGCGAGAATTATCGCTACACCACGGCTTTCGGGCTGTGGAGCGATCAACTCCTGAACCAGAACAAGAACTACGGCTACGATCTGCCGATGGCCTATGGCGAGGTATTCATTCCGCAGATCGCGGAAGGCCTGCTGCTGCGGTTCGGCCGGTTCATCTCGGTCCCGGATATCGAGGCTCAGCTCGCGCCGAACAACTACATGTACACGCACTCGATGACCTACACCTTCGACAACTATACCAACACCGGGCTTCAGGGCACGCTGGCCGTGACCAAGAACTGGATGCTGCAGTTGGGTGTCTCGGTCGGCAGCGACACCATGCCGTGGAACGCGGGCGCCAAGATCGCGAATCCGTTCCCGAACCCGCTGTTTCCGGGAACCACTATGCTCAAGGATCCCGGCGCGATCCCGAGCGTGACCGGCGGCGTGCGCTGGACCAGCGACAACGGAAACGACAGCGTCTACGTGGTCGCTGACGCGATCAATAGCGGGACCTGGGGCTACAACAACCTGCAATGGTACGGGTTGACGGCCTACCACAAGTTCAACGACCAGTGGCACATCTCGTTCGAGACCTACAATCTGCACCAGAACAACGTGCTCAACGCGAACAATCCGGCAGCGCTTGCCGCATTCGCCGCGGGAGGCACGCCGTTCTCGCCTCAATATCTGGCGTTCAATGCGCCAGGCCTGGCTCAGTGCAACAGTACGGCTGTGTTCTCCTGCACGGCGTCGGTGCAGACTTATCTAGCCTACTTGAACTACAAGGCGACGCCGCTGGACAACATCTCCTATCGGATCGAGTTCTATGACGACAAGCAGGGCCAGCGTACCGGCACCAAGACTCGGTATGTCGAGACCGGCATCGGTTGGCAGCACTGGTTCTCGCCGCAGATCGAGATCCGGCCCGAGTTCTCTTATTACAGGTCTCTGGATGCCAACGCATTCAATGGCAATTCGAACCTGGGCATACCGGCCAACAAGAACTTCGCCCTGATCGGCTCGGCGGACATCATCATTCACTTCTGA
- a CDS encoding outer membrane protein, protein MKRILFTAVSLGVLGLMSPALGADLPLYTKAPPIATPTYDWSGFYVGVFGGGGYGNHNLNNALGPAGFANYTISYSSTGAIAGGEAGYNVQSGNIVGGIEVDGFWSGIKGSDISQFNAGTLPIGAMDATSLRSGATLRARGGIAVDRLLLFFTGGWAYGDFQHTNTDPVLGVDQFTAHRSGLTAGGGIAYAITNNLIGKLEYRYYDFGRYERLAPLNGQIPYTVDNTYSVVTLGLDFKFGGPIIAKY, encoded by the coding sequence ATGAAGCGAATTCTTTTCACCGCCGTCTCGCTCGGTGTGCTTGGCCTGATGTCGCCGGCTCTCGGCGCCGATCTGCCGCTTTACACGAAGGCGCCGCCGATCGCGACGCCAACGTATGACTGGTCCGGCTTCTATGTCGGCGTGTTCGGCGGTGGCGGCTACGGCAATCACAATCTCAACAACGCGCTCGGCCCCGCCGGCTTCGCCAACTACACGATCAGCTACAGCTCGACAGGTGCTATTGCCGGCGGCGAGGCAGGCTACAACGTGCAGAGCGGCAACATCGTGGGCGGTATCGAGGTCGACGGGTTCTGGTCCGGCATCAAAGGCAGCGATATCTCCCAGTTCAACGCGGGCACGCTTCCGATCGGCGCAATGGACGCGACCAGTCTTCGGAGCGGCGCGACGCTGCGGGCGCGAGGCGGTATCGCCGTCGACCGCTTGCTGTTGTTCTTCACCGGTGGCTGGGCCTATGGCGACTTCCAGCATACCAATACCGACCCCGTGCTGGGCGTCGATCAGTTCACGGCTCACCGAAGCGGCCTGACTGCGGGCGGCGGTATCGCCTACGCGATCACCAACAACCTGATCGGCAAGCTCGAATACCGCTACTACGATTTCGGCAGGTACGAACGTCTCGCCCCGCTCAACGGTCAGATTCCCTACACTGTCGACAACACCTATTCAGTCGTGACGCTGGGCCTCGACTTCAAATTCGGAGGGCCGATCATTGCGAAATATTGA
- a CDS encoding efflux RND transporter periplasmic adaptor subunit, with product MLAAWNPRRLAIALAIAALVGAGLVGVGRLVLVQHAKSSETTAQSKAKLPRYVPSEAEWASLTVEPVSERVFRAEHVTEGKIAVNEESSTPIFSPYAGRVIKLLVKPSDPVERGQPLFVVEATDTVQGLNDFISALGALNSARSKLKLAEIVEKRANGLYAGKAVPLKDWQQSQADLTTAQNDMRSAETALEAAHNRLRILGRSEDQIAAFQQTRQISADTPIYSPIGGTVVQRKIGPGQFISSGASDPVFVIGDLSTVWLTAFVRETEASGVAVGQDIAFSLLAMPGSQFKARIDYVAAAIDPATRRLLVRATIDNKDGLFKPEMFANVTIYSGGDRPGVGVPKQALIYEGEHVRLWVVHDDKSIELRDVETGLTNDDLVEVRTNLKPGENIVTKGSLFIDRAATGS from the coding sequence ATGTTAGCGGCCTGGAATCCGCGGCGGCTGGCCATTGCCCTCGCGATCGCGGCGCTGGTGGGCGCGGGCCTCGTCGGCGTCGGACGGCTGGTGCTCGTCCAGCACGCGAAATCCTCGGAAACGACAGCCCAAAGCAAAGCAAAACTTCCGCGCTACGTTCCAAGTGAAGCGGAATGGGCGAGCCTGACGGTCGAGCCGGTATCCGAACGGGTGTTTCGCGCCGAACATGTGACCGAGGGCAAGATCGCCGTCAACGAGGAGAGCTCGACACCGATCTTCTCGCCCTATGCGGGCCGCGTGATCAAGCTTCTGGTGAAGCCGAGCGACCCCGTCGAACGCGGGCAACCGCTGTTCGTCGTCGAAGCCACCGACACGGTGCAGGGATTGAATGACTTTATCTCGGCGTTGGGCGCGCTGAATAGCGCGCGCTCCAAGCTCAAACTTGCGGAGATCGTCGAAAAACGAGCGAACGGCCTCTATGCCGGCAAGGCGGTGCCGCTCAAGGACTGGCAGCAGTCCCAGGCCGATCTGACGACGGCCCAGAACGACATGCGCTCGGCGGAAACGGCACTGGAGGCGGCGCACAATCGGCTGCGAATCCTCGGCCGCTCCGAGGATCAGATCGCGGCATTTCAGCAAACCAGGCAGATCAGCGCCGACACGCCGATCTATTCTCCGATCGGCGGCACGGTCGTGCAGCGCAAGATCGGGCCGGGTCAATTCATCAGCAGCGGCGCCAGCGATCCGGTGTTCGTGATCGGCGATCTCTCGACAGTCTGGCTGACGGCATTTGTGCGCGAGACCGAAGCCTCCGGCGTGGCCGTCGGCCAGGATATTGCCTTCTCGCTGCTCGCGATGCCCGGCAGCCAGTTCAAGGCGCGCATCGATTACGTGGCAGCCGCCATCGACCCCGCGACCCGCCGGCTGCTGGTCCGCGCCACGATCGACAACAAGGACGGCCTGTTCAAGCCGGAGATGTTCGCCAACGTGACCATCTATTCGGGCGGCGATCGTCCGGGGGTCGGCGTGCCGAAACAGGCGCTGATCTATGAAGGCGAACATGTGCGTCTGTGGGTGGTTCACGACGACAAGTCGATCGAGCTTCGCGACGTCGAGACCGGGCTGACGAACGACGATCTGGTCGAGGTCCGTACCAACCTGAAGCCCGGCGAGAACATCGTCACCAAGGGCAGTCTGTTCATCGATCGGGCGGCTACCGGTAGCTAA
- a CDS encoding efflux RND transporter permease subunit, with amino-acid sequence MDRLVAFAVNRRFLMVGLFAAVIIGGLVAFQQLNIEAYPDPTPPMVDVVTQSPGLSAEEIERYITIPLETQVAGIKNLKVIRTISLYGLSDVKLQFSFDYTYDQALQQVLNRLSQLAPLLNNAQPQISPLSPIGEIYRYRLVGPPNYSVLDLKTLQDWVLQRRFKVVPGVIDVTGWGGRTKTYELQVDFNKLVANGLTLPQLLQAVSNANLNVGGNTVNIGSQSAVVRGVGLIRSIDALANTMITSSNGTAVLVKDVANVQVGEQPRLGIAGQDQADDIVQGIVLMRRGEQSSPTIARVEELVATINDSTILPPGVRIERIYDRKDLIETTTHTVLENMVVGIGLIVFLQWIFLGDLRSALIVGATIPFALFFAVSILVLRGESANLLSVGAIDFGLIVDATVIMVEAIFRRLSHTVRLSESEQAAISAHTAMGMKHHAILTASADVSRSIFFAAAIIIAAFLPLFTLSGVEGNIFSPMARTYAYALAGGLLATFTITPALSAIILPAHVEETETLIMRFLHRIYMPVLARSLAHRRIVLAGAGALIVMTVIAVRMLGLEFLPKLEEGNLWIRATLPPTISLQEGNSYVNEMRKVIAARPEVESVVSQHGRPDDGTDAAGFFNAEFFAPLKPAKQWPDREDKDELTAKLLADLQDKFPGVEFNFSQYLQDNVSEAVSGVKGENSIKLYGNDLQALTDTANKIKAQLATVQGITDLAVFTSLGQPTIQIEIDRARAARYGLSPGDINTTIRTAIGGDSAGDFYEPGSDRHFPIIVRLAPQYRKSAEAIQNLRIGAQGPNGITQVPLSEVATIKLVSGAAYIYREQQERYLPIKFSVRERDLGSAIQEAQQKVAANVQLPPGSRVEWVGEFGNLQDAIKRLSIVVPISLTLIAMLIWFNFGSVVDTVLTMSVIPMAVFGGILGLLLTGIPFSVSAAIGFIALFGISVMDGIIIISQYNQLIDEGMERGRAILRTGELQLRPVLMTCVVAGIGLLPAAVSSGIGSQVQKPLAVVVVAGMMLAPVVILVTLPALISMFSRRSRSGLAAEGHLAPAE; translated from the coding sequence ATGGACCGTCTCGTCGCCTTTGCTGTCAACCGCCGCTTTCTGATGGTCGGGCTGTTTGCTGCCGTGATCATCGGCGGGCTGGTCGCGTTCCAGCAATTGAACATCGAGGCCTACCCCGACCCGACGCCGCCGATGGTCGATGTCGTGACCCAGAGCCCCGGTCTCTCGGCTGAGGAAATCGAGCGTTACATCACGATTCCGCTGGAGACCCAGGTTGCCGGCATCAAGAATCTGAAAGTGATTCGGACCATCTCGCTGTACGGCCTGTCCGACGTCAAACTGCAGTTTTCCTTCGACTACACCTACGACCAGGCGCTGCAACAGGTGCTGAACCGGCTGTCGCAGTTGGCGCCTTTGTTGAACAATGCCCAGCCGCAGATCTCGCCGCTCAGCCCGATCGGCGAAATCTACCGCTATCGGCTGGTAGGGCCGCCCAACTACTCCGTGCTCGATCTCAAGACATTGCAGGACTGGGTCCTGCAGCGCCGCTTCAAGGTGGTGCCGGGGGTGATCGATGTCACCGGCTGGGGCGGTCGGACGAAAACCTACGAGCTTCAGGTCGATTTCAACAAGCTGGTCGCCAACGGGCTGACGTTGCCGCAACTGTTGCAGGCGGTGAGCAATGCGAACCTCAATGTGGGCGGCAACACCGTCAATATCGGCTCGCAATCCGCGGTCGTGCGCGGCGTGGGTCTGATCCGCTCCATCGACGCCCTCGCCAACACCATGATCACGTCGAGCAACGGCACGGCGGTGCTTGTCAAGGATGTCGCGAATGTTCAGGTCGGCGAGCAGCCGAGGCTTGGAATCGCCGGCCAGGACCAGGCCGACGACATCGTCCAGGGCATCGTCCTGATGCGGCGCGGCGAGCAGAGTTCACCGACCATCGCCCGCGTCGAGGAGTTGGTCGCGACCATCAACGATTCCACCATTTTGCCCCCGGGGGTCCGGATCGAACGTATCTACGATCGCAAGGATCTGATCGAAACCACGACCCATACCGTCCTCGAGAACATGGTTGTCGGCATCGGTCTGATCGTGTTCCTGCAGTGGATATTCCTCGGCGATCTGCGCAGCGCCTTGATCGTCGGCGCTACCATTCCGTTTGCACTGTTTTTCGCAGTCAGCATTCTCGTGCTGCGCGGCGAGTCTGCCAATCTGCTGTCGGTGGGTGCGATCGATTTCGGGCTGATCGTCGATGCTACTGTCATCATGGTGGAAGCGATCTTCCGCCGCCTGTCGCACACCGTCAGGCTCTCGGAGAGCGAGCAGGCCGCTATCTCCGCTCACACCGCCATGGGCATGAAGCACCATGCCATTCTCACGGCTTCGGCCGACGTATCGCGGTCGATCTTCTTCGCAGCCGCTATCATCATCGCGGCGTTCCTGCCGTTATTCACGCTGAGCGGCGTCGAAGGCAACATTTTCAGCCCGATGGCCCGGACCTACGCCTATGCGCTGGCTGGCGGTCTGCTCGCGACATTCACGATCACCCCCGCGCTGAGCGCGATCATTTTGCCGGCGCATGTCGAGGAAACCGAGACCCTCATCATGCGGTTTCTGCACCGCATCTACATGCCGGTGCTGGCCCGCTCGCTGGCCCATCGCCGGATCGTCCTGGCGGGTGCGGGCGCGCTGATCGTGATGACGGTCATCGCCGTGCGCATGCTGGGATTGGAATTTCTGCCGAAACTCGAGGAAGGCAATCTCTGGATCCGGGCGACGCTGCCGCCGACGATCTCGCTGCAGGAAGGCAATTCCTACGTCAACGAGATGCGCAAGGTGATCGCCGCCCGGCCGGAGGTGGAATCGGTGGTTTCCCAGCACGGCCGGCCCGATGACGGCACCGATGCAGCGGGCTTCTTCAACGCGGAATTCTTCGCACCACTGAAGCCCGCGAAGCAATGGCCGGATCGGGAGGACAAGGACGAACTGACGGCCAAGCTGCTGGCGGATTTGCAGGACAAGTTTCCCGGCGTCGAGTTCAACTTCTCGCAATATCTGCAGGACAATGTCTCCGAAGCCGTGTCCGGCGTGAAGGGGGAGAACTCCATCAAGCTCTACGGTAACGACCTGCAGGCGCTCACCGACACCGCCAACAAGATCAAAGCGCAGCTGGCGACGGTGCAGGGAATTACCGACCTCGCGGTTTTCACGTCGCTCGGCCAGCCGACGATCCAGATCGAGATCGATCGCGCGCGGGCCGCCCGCTACGGGCTTTCGCCGGGCGATATCAACACCACGATCCGGACCGCGATCGGGGGCGACAGTGCCGGCGACTTTTATGAACCGGGCAGCGACCGTCATTTCCCGATCATCGTGCGCCTGGCGCCGCAATACCGGAAAAGCGCCGAAGCAATCCAGAATTTGCGGATCGGCGCCCAGGGGCCGAACGGCATCACCCAGGTGCCGCTAAGCGAGGTGGCGACGATCAAACTGGTGTCGGGCGCGGCGTACATCTACCGCGAACAGCAGGAGAGGTATCTTCCGATCAAATTCTCGGTGCGCGAACGCGACCTTGGCAGCGCCATCCAGGAAGCTCAGCAGAAAGTCGCAGCCAACGTGCAGTTGCCACCCGGCTCGCGCGTCGAGTGGGTCGGCGAGTTCGGCAACCTGCAGGACGCTATCAAGCGGCTGTCGATCGTGGTGCCGATCAGCCTGACGCTGATCGCGATGCTGATCTGGTTCAATTTCGGATCCGTGGTGGACACGGTTCTGACCATGAGCGTGATCCCGATGGCGGTATTCGGCGGAATTCTTGGACTGCTGTTGACCGGCATCCCCTTCAGCGTTTCCGCAGCCATCGGATTCATCGCGCTGTTCGGCATTTCGGTGATGGACGGCATCATCATCATCTCTCAGTATAACCAGCTCATCGACGAGGGCATGGAGCGGGGCAGGGCGATCCTGCGCACCGGCGAGCTTCAGTTGCGGCCGGTGCTGATGACCTGCGTGGTGGCAGGCATCGGCTTGCTGCCGGCTGCGGTATCGTCCGGGATTGGATCGCAGGTGCAAAAGCCGCTGGCCGTCGTGGTAGTGGCCGGCATGATGCTGGCGCCCGTCGTCATCCTCGTCACGTTGCCTGCATTGATTTCGATGTTCTCGCGCCGAAGCCGATCCGGCCTGGCCGCGGAAGGCCATCTGGCGCCGGCGGAATGA
- a CDS encoding TolC family outer membrane protein, which translates to MLPCAVAIINSAAIGSSTAESLPEALVKGYQSNPQLNADRARQRGTDENVPQALAGYRPQLVASLSAGLQSVRNLLPDNTVQGATLRPWTIGLTVTQVLFNGFKTANSVRVAEFQVQSGREALRNTGQGVLLDGVTAYMNVLANQALVEAQRTNVAVLREIQATTKKRLDAGDVTPTDTAQAEARLSRGLADLNAAEVALAISKATYTQVIGDNPAQLVAAAPVDRLSPPTLAAATETASHENPAVLGAGFDVDVAQTTIKVAESSLLPTVAVQGSVSRSRDSDSTLSTFATDQASVVGQINVPIYDGGTAASQTRQAKELTSQSRMVLEQVRNQTRTAVVGAWVSNEGTKVALTAAESEVRAAGIALEGVRREAAGGQRTTIDVLNAQQDLTMARSRQILAQRDRVIASYTLLSAVGRLDVHTLNLNTPDYLPEVHYHQVRDAWHGLRTPSGQ; encoded by the coding sequence CTGCTGCCTTGCGCAGTTGCCATCATCAATTCGGCTGCGATCGGTTCGTCAACCGCAGAAAGCTTGCCGGAAGCCCTGGTGAAGGGCTACCAGTCGAATCCGCAGCTCAACGCGGATCGCGCCCGGCAACGCGGGACGGATGAAAATGTACCGCAGGCCCTGGCGGGTTATCGGCCGCAGCTTGTAGCAAGCCTGAGCGCGGGGCTGCAGTCGGTGCGTAATCTGTTGCCTGACAATACGGTGCAGGGTGCCACGTTGCGTCCGTGGACGATCGGTTTGACCGTGACTCAGGTCCTGTTCAACGGCTTCAAGACCGCCAACAGCGTTCGCGTGGCTGAATTTCAGGTCCAGTCCGGACGCGAGGCGCTGCGAAACACCGGCCAGGGCGTCCTCCTGGACGGGGTGACGGCCTATATGAATGTGCTCGCCAATCAGGCGCTGGTAGAAGCGCAGCGCACAAATGTCGCGGTGCTCCGTGAAATCCAGGCGACGACCAAGAAGCGTCTGGATGCCGGCGACGTGACGCCGACGGATACGGCGCAGGCCGAGGCGCGGTTGAGCCGGGGACTGGCCGATCTCAATGCGGCGGAAGTGGCGCTGGCCATCAGCAAGGCGACATACACCCAGGTCATCGGCGACAATCCGGCTCAATTGGTCGCCGCGGCGCCGGTCGATCGGCTGTCGCCGCCGACGCTCGCTGCGGCCACGGAAACCGCAAGCCATGAAAATCCGGCCGTGCTCGGCGCCGGTTTCGACGTCGATGTGGCTCAAACCACGATCAAGGTCGCGGAGAGCAGTTTGCTGCCGACGGTGGCAGTGCAGGGGAGCGTCAGCCGCTCGCGGGATTCGGATTCAACGCTTAGTACATTCGCCACCGACCAGGCGTCGGTCGTGGGCCAGATCAATGTGCCGATCTACGATGGCGGCACCGCGGCTTCGCAAACCCGGCAGGCGAAGGAACTGACGTCGCAAAGCCGCATGGTGCTGGAACAGGTCAGGAATCAAACGCGAACCGCAGTCGTCGGCGCATGGGTGTCCAACGAAGGAACCAAGGTGGCGCTTACGGCAGCCGAGTCCGAGGTGCGAGCCGCCGGCATCGCGCTCGAGGGCGTCCGGCGCGAGGCGGCGGGCGGACAGCGCACCACGATCGATGTCCTCAATGCCCAGCAGGATCTGACCATGGCGCGCTCGAGGCAAATTCTGGCGCAGCGCGACCGTGTGATCGCGTCCTACACGCTCCTGAGCGCGGTCGGGCGGCTTGACGTACACACCCTCAATCTGAACACGCCGGATTATCTTCCGGAGGTTCACTACCATCAGGTGCGCGATGCGTGGCACGGCCTTCGTACGCCCTCCGGTCAATGA
- a CDS encoding LexA family protein, whose protein sequence is MAGVSPAAKNFTPKQGQYLAFIHLYTRLHRRPPAEADMQEYFRVSPPSVHQMVLTLERAGFIRRQPRVARSIELLVDPQQLPELL, encoded by the coding sequence ATGGCCGGCGTGAGTCCCGCTGCAAAAAACTTCACGCCCAAGCAAGGGCAGTATCTGGCGTTTATCCACCTCTACACGCGGCTGCATCGCAGGCCGCCGGCGGAAGCCGACATGCAAGAATATTTTCGCGTCAGCCCACCATCCGTTCATCAGATGGTGCTGACGCTCGAACGGGCAGGTTTCATCAGACGGCAGCCGAGGGTCGCCCGCAGTATCGAACTCCTCGTTGATCCTCAGCAGCTTCCCGAGCTACTTTGA